The following are encoded together in the Acetoanaerobium noterae genome:
- a CDS encoding sensor histidine kinase, whose protein sequence is MSLRKIWLLILIVVSVTAISANTIILTFLTDRYFSDYLNESYELHVGQLTDYTTKALSSEEISYSQMAIELESHINDPIIEIKLYDPSGQLIIDVGGENYMTSSMMNNMMGGWMMDQVMDLSSQETRQIEISSDNQTLGIINITIHSLAENSFIARRFKSALLINSMFAIGIAIIAAVIIGMIISRKMSKSLKETEKLASDIQLGKEVKLFPSGIKEVNGIRESLMELHARLRMKQTTRKSLIDQLVHQTRTPLTILQTHLEAIEDGIIEANTNELNVCQNQIKDIKSIISNMSSMIDAGSDIDELKIERFELYPLLRQIQQGLMAQFKKKQIQLELLSDEKIWMKTDKYKLSQSIYNIVTNAYKYTGEGGIVRISYILSNGMLIIKIQDTGIGIAHHEADKVFDAYYRSSITSNIQGNGLGLYIVKENIESIKGKVMLQSQLDVGTTFSIELPQEILKK, encoded by the coding sequence ATGTCTCTGAGAAAAATATGGCTTTTGATTCTTATTGTTGTTTCTGTAACTGCTATTTCCGCAAATACAATTATATTAACTTTCCTAACAGACCGCTATTTTTCAGATTATCTTAACGAAAGTTATGAACTTCACGTCGGTCAGCTTACTGACTACACAACTAAGGCATTATCATCAGAAGAAATTTCATACAGTCAGATGGCGATAGAATTGGAATCTCATATCAATGACCCCATTATCGAAATAAAACTATATGATCCATCCGGTCAATTGATTATTGATGTTGGTGGTGAAAATTATATGACTTCATCGATGATGAATAATATGATGGGAGGATGGATGATGGACCAAGTCATGGATCTTTCATCTCAGGAAACACGGCAAATTGAAATATCATCGGATAATCAAACATTAGGAATTATAAACATAACGATTCATAGCCTGGCAGAAAATTCGTTTATAGCAAGACGTTTCAAGTCTGCTTTATTAATTAATAGTATGTTTGCCATTGGTATAGCTATCATAGCAGCGGTAATAATTGGTATGATAATTAGCAGGAAAATGAGCAAATCACTAAAAGAAACAGAAAAATTGGCTAGTGATATTCAGCTGGGGAAAGAGGTTAAACTTTTTCCTAGTGGTATAAAAGAAGTTAATGGTATCAGGGAAAGTCTCATGGAATTACATGCACGTTTAAGGATGAAACAAACCACTAGAAAATCATTAATTGATCAACTGGTGCATCAAACGAGGACGCCGTTGACAATTCTCCAAACACATTTGGAAGCAATAGAAGACGGTATAATTGAGGCTAATACCAATGAATTGAATGTTTGTCAGAATCAGATCAAGGATATAAAATCCATTATTTCCAATATGAGTTCGATGATAGACGCCGGTTCTGATATAGATGAACTTAAGATTGAGCGTTTTGAACTATATCCCTTATTGAGGCAGATTCAACAGGGACTGATGGCTCAGTTTAAAAAGAAACAAATACAATTAGAATTATTATCTGATGAAAAGATATGGATGAAAACAGATAAATATAAGCTAAGTCAATCCATTTATAATATAGTAACCAATGCTTATAAGTACACAGGTGAAGGAGGGATTGTTCGGATTAGTTATATATTATCAAACGGAATGCTGATTATAAAAATTCAAGACACGGGAATCGGTATAGCACATCATGAAGCTGATAAAGTGTTTGATGCGTATTATAGAAGTAGTATTACTTCAAATATTCAGGGAAATGGACTGGGACTTTATATAGTAAAAGAGAATATTGAAAGCATTAAAGGTAAAGTAATGCTTCAATCGCAACTCGATGTGGGAACGACATTTTCTATTGAATTACCTCAAGAAATCCTCAAGAAATAA
- a CDS encoding DUF2318 domain-containing protein, with translation MKAASKNTKMNKKTIFIISGSILAVLVLAILTFTTGGTNTPEAVEVSSGGELIINKEDITKTASFYPYESNGTYMEIIAVRANDDTVRTALNTCQVCYSSGRGYYEQLGDVLICNNCGNQFTIDQIEKIKGGCNPVPILDDMKTENDDQIAINAESLAAFEPLFANWKR, from the coding sequence ATGAAAGCAGCCTCAAAAAATACTAAAATGAACAAGAAAACTATATTCATTATATCAGGAAGTATTCTGGCAGTGCTAGTACTTGCAATTTTAACGTTTACCACAGGTGGAACAAATACACCTGAAGCTGTTGAAGTGTCATCCGGTGGTGAACTCATCATCAACAAAGAAGATATCACAAAAACAGCTTCATTTTACCCTTATGAATCAAACGGAACTTATATGGAGATTATTGCAGTTAGGGCTAATGACGATACAGTTAGGACGGCACTGAATACCTGCCAGGTATGTTATTCATCCGGCAGAGGCTATTATGAGCAACTAGGTGATGTCCTTATATGCAATAATTGTGGTAATCAATTTACAATTGATCAGATCGAAAAAATCAAAGGTGGATGTAATCCAGTTCCGATTCTAGATGATATGAAGACTGAAAATGATGATCAAATTGCAATTAACGCAGAATCACTTGCTGCATTTGAGCCTCTTTTTGCAAATTGGAAAAGATAA
- a CDS encoding SHOCT domain-containing protein → MMRGYNWFNDGFCSFGFGSNFSVWYYLILIGLVIAVIGIISMRRRKHESDGSLDALKRMFVNGDLSEEEYLKRKSVIERK, encoded by the coding sequence ATGATGCGAGGTTATAATTGGTTTAATGATGGTTTTTGTTCTTTTGGTTTTGGAAGTAATTTTAGTGTTTGGTATTATTTGATTTTGATTGGATTGGTTATCGCCGTTATTGGAATTATATCAATGAGAAGAAGAAAACACGAATCGGATGGTTCACTGGATGCATTAAAACGGATGTTTGTGAATGGTGACTTGTCAGAAGAAGAATATCTGAAGAGAAAAAGTGTTATAGAAAGGAAGTAG
- the lgt gene encoding prolipoprotein diacylglyceryl transferase, producing the protein MKILFSVGPLNIHFFGLMIAIGVIVAMTIIMYEAKQKGLDQDKVSNIVIWGILGIFVGARIGYVLFYDLPYYLENPIRILMIANGGLSVHGGIVGGLVTMGIITAKSKRYTFRELADLFAPPIILAQAISRVGCDVYGKVMETSRFWTLEVGSRGVHPVQMYEFLLNYAFFALLWILRKDRRLKGKIFGIYLMGFAVIRSTVELFRNNPEVFAGISVSHLLSLFIFIVGLIYLITAKNDKAMVDIKQDDMERGNHDYTFKSIVGTLIAVLALMGASVVVFYYVQLNF; encoded by the coding sequence ATGAAGATATTATTTTCAGTGGGTCCTTTGAATATACATTTTTTTGGTCTTATGATTGCAATTGGTGTAATTGTTGCTATGACAATTATCATGTATGAAGCCAAACAGAAAGGTTTGGATCAGGATAAAGTCAGTAATATTGTTATCTGGGGAATTTTAGGTATTTTTGTCGGTGCGCGTATAGGTTACGTTCTGTTTTACGATCTGCCTTACTACCTCGAAAATCCAATAAGAATCCTTATGATTGCAAATGGAGGTCTCTCTGTTCATGGAGGGATTGTCGGGGGCCTGGTTACAATGGGGATCATTACGGCAAAAAGTAAACGCTATACTTTTAGAGAGTTAGCGGATTTGTTTGCACCACCAATCATTCTGGCACAAGCTATCAGCAGAGTTGGTTGTGACGTTTATGGGAAGGTAATGGAGACTAGTAGATTTTGGACGCTGGAAGTAGGGTCTAGAGGGGTACATCCGGTTCAAATGTATGAGTTCCTTTTGAATTATGCATTTTTTGCCCTTCTCTGGATACTTAGAAAAGACCGCCGTCTAAAAGGAAAGATTTTTGGAATATACCTGATGGGCTTTGCAGTTATAAGAAGTACTGTGGAATTGTTTAGAAATAATCCGGAAGTGTTTGCAGGAATTAGTGTTTCTCATCTGCTCAGCCTGTTTATATTTATTGTGGGCTTAATTTATCTTATTACAGCCAAGAATGACAAAGCAATGGTTGATATAAAGCAAGATGATATGGAAAGAGGTAACCATGACTATACTTTCAAGTCAATTGTCGGAACGCTCATTGCAGTTTTAGCTCTTATGGGCGCATCTGTTGTTGTTTTCTATTATGTACAATTGAATTTCTGA
- a CDS encoding SHOCT domain-containing protein, with translation MMIIWFVVIGVLIYYLFFSKDNGKVNFPGSKSPEEQLKERFVKGEIDEKTYLQMKETIK, from the coding sequence ATGATGATTATATGGTTCGTAGTAATTGGTGTATTGATTTATTATCTTTTTTTTAGTAAGGATAATGGAAAAGTAAACTTTCCAGGAAGCAAATCACCAGAGGAACAACTTAAGGAACGATTTGTAAAGGGTGAAATAGATGAGAAAACATATCTTCAAATGAAAGAAACAATCAAATAA
- a CDS encoding recombinase family protein: MIEDSMKGKIDMIITKSISRFARNTLDCLKFIRQLKDKNIPVFFEKENINTMDSKGEVMLTIMASLAQQESQSLSQNVKLGIQYRYQQGEVQINHNRFLGYTKENKRLVIVQEEAEVVKRIYREYIEGASLLQIARGLEADGILTAANKAKWRPETLKKILQNEKYIGDALLQKTYTVDFLSKKRVVNNGIVPQYYVENSHEPIIPREIFMQVQEELVRRANLYTGKNGKKRVYSSRYALSSIVYCGECGEIYRRVHWNNRGCRSIVWRCVSRLEEKGSDCCSPTVNEETLQNAVIKAINEALGSKNTFLETLQVNISTVLNEEDDKATDDFDEKLEELQKELLNLANSKADYNNVADEIYRLRDLKQNTQVQNAERQGKRQRIEEMAEFLKEQTGELIEYDEQLVRRLIKKITIFDNKVTVEFKSSVEIDIEQ; encoded by the coding sequence ATGATTGAGGACAGCATGAAAGGTAAAATCGACATGATTATTACCAAATCCATCAGCCGTTTTGCTCGAAACACCCTGGATTGTTTGAAATTCATTAGACAGCTCAAAGACAAGAATATTCCTGTTTTTTTCGAGAAAGAGAATATCAATACTATGGACTCCAAGGGAGAGGTTATGCTAACGATTATGGCATCCCTGGCCCAACAGGAAAGCCAATCGCTCAGCCAGAACGTAAAGCTTGGCATTCAGTATCGCTATCAGCAAGGAGAGGTTCAAATCAATCATAATCGGTTCTTAGGCTATACCAAAGAGAATAAGCGGCTGGTTATTGTCCAGGAAGAAGCTGAAGTGGTGAAACGCATCTACCGCGAATATATTGAGGGTGCAAGTCTTCTGCAAATAGCACGAGGTTTGGAAGCTGACGGAATTCTAACGGCGGCAAATAAAGCGAAGTGGAGACCGGAGACACTCAAGAAAATTTTGCAAAATGAGAAGTATATCGGGGACGCCCTGCTGCAGAAGACCTATACCGTCGACTTTCTATCAAAGAAGCGTGTGGTCAACAATGGCATTGTTCCGCAATATTATGTCGAGAACAGCCACGAGCCTATAATCCCGCGTGAAATTTTCATGCAGGTGCAGGAAGAGCTAGTACGACGCGCAAATCTCTATACTGGGAAGAATGGCAAGAAAAGAGTCTATAGCAGCAGATATGCGTTATCAAGCATTGTTTATTGCGGTGAATGTGGAGAGATCTACAGGAGGGTGCATTGGAACAATCGAGGATGCAGGTCCATAGTCTGGCGATGTGTTAGCCGCCTTGAGGAGAAAGGCTCGGATTGCTGTTCACCAACGGTAAATGAAGAAACTCTCCAAAATGCAGTTATCAAAGCAATTAACGAGGCGCTTGGTAGTAAGAATACCTTCCTTGAAACTTTGCAAGTGAACATTTCTACTGTGCTCAATGAAGAAGACGACAAAGCCACCGATGATTTTGATGAGAAGCTGGAAGAGTTACAAAAAGAACTTTTAAATCTAGCAAATTCCAAGGCTGACTATAACAACGTAGCTGATGAGATTTACCGATTGCGGGATTTAAAGCAAAATACCCAAGTGCAAAATGCTGAGCGCCAAGGCAAGAGACAGCGTATTGAAGAAATGGCCGAGTTCCTTAAAGAGCAGACTGGTGAGCTGATTGAATACGATGAGCAGCTGGTCAGAAGGCTTATAAAGAAGATAACGATCTTCGATAACAAGGTTACAGTAGAGTTCAAGTCCAGCGTTGAAATAGATATTGAACAATAA
- a CDS encoding ISL3 family transposase, whose amino-acid sequence MASANTLCKNLLNVNDVVIENHDFYSDSDGVKHLRIKARPKKWKKNFCPTCGRKCLGYDQATTIGKIWRGLDWGGILVEIECPTHRIICPEHGIATADVPWAYPGSRFTKDFDLTVAWLATYLPRSTVSHYMRIDWATVGRCITRTLNDIEPERSRRLNGLVNIGIDETSYKKGHKYITVVVNHDTNTVVWAAKGHGKTILEQFYRSLTPEQLSSIKVVTGDGARWITECVNEFTPECERCVDPFHVVEWVMSALDEVRREAWRDAYAEAQDISKEHPRKPGRPKSDDPISAKVTESKTRATEIKTSTFALGKAPENLTENQRLKVEMIAATNPRLYRAYLMKEKLRLLLKIKNIDEAEKELKKWLWWASHSRIPAFIELNKKIRRHKEHILNTIRLGMSNARIEAINNKIKLIVRKAYGFRNIQNMLDMVYLVCSDLVIPLSNRKSKSAQSA is encoded by the coding sequence ATGGCTTCAGCTAATACTTTATGCAAAAACTTATTAAATGTCAATGACGTTGTAATCGAAAATCACGATTTTTATTCAGACTCAGATGGTGTTAAACACCTCAGAATCAAAGCGCGCCCTAAAAAATGGAAGAAGAATTTTTGTCCAACTTGTGGGAGAAAGTGCCTTGGCTATGATCAAGCTACTACCATCGGCAAAATCTGGCGTGGACTGGACTGGGGCGGTATTCTTGTTGAAATCGAATGTCCTACCCACCGTATCATATGCCCCGAACACGGTATTGCTACCGCTGATGTTCCATGGGCATACCCGGGAAGCAGGTTCACAAAAGACTTTGACCTCACTGTTGCTTGGCTTGCGACCTATCTTCCACGAAGTACTGTTTCTCACTACATGCGTATCGATTGGGCAACCGTCGGCAGATGCATCACCAGAACCCTAAACGACATCGAACCGGAGCGTTCCAGAAGGCTCAACGGGCTGGTAAACATCGGCATCGACGAGACCAGCTACAAAAAGGGACACAAATATATCACCGTTGTCGTCAACCACGATACCAACACCGTGGTGTGGGCTGCAAAGGGTCATGGAAAAACCATATTGGAACAGTTCTATCGCAGCCTGACACCTGAACAGCTGTCTTCAATCAAAGTAGTCACAGGCGATGGAGCTAGATGGATTACCGAATGTGTCAACGAATTTACTCCGGAATGCGAACGGTGTGTTGATCCTTTTCATGTTGTCGAATGGGTCATGTCAGCTCTTGATGAAGTCAGACGTGAAGCTTGGCGAGATGCATATGCAGAAGCCCAAGACATCTCTAAAGAACATCCCAGAAAGCCGGGACGCCCCAAATCGGACGATCCAATTTCAGCTAAAGTGACTGAATCTAAAACGAGAGCAACAGAAATCAAAACTTCCACCTTCGCACTGGGAAAAGCACCTGAAAATCTCACAGAGAATCAGAGACTGAAGGTTGAAATGATTGCAGCTACTAATCCACGACTTTACAGAGCTTATCTGATGAAAGAAAAACTTCGGTTGCTGTTAAAAATCAAAAATATTGACGAAGCAGAGAAGGAACTAAAAAAATGGCTTTGGTGGGCAAGTCACAGTCGTATACCTGCATTCATTGAGCTGAACAAGAAAATTCGGCGGCATAAGGAGCATATACTTAATACGATTCGCCTCGGAATGAGTAATGCTAGAATTGAGGCGATCAACAACAAGATAAAGCTGATTGTGCGCAAGGCATACGGCTTCAGAAATATCCAGAATATGCTGGATATGGTCTACCTGGTTTGCTCTGATTTAGTAATACCACTATCTAACAGAAAATCCAAATCAGCTCAATCGGCATAA
- a CDS encoding LDCC motif putative metal-binding protein: MLNKIKRKWKKFLETLADQNKSTYGEGGLNCCELKSVTENTTKRENKS; the protein is encoded by the coding sequence ATGTTGAATAAAATAAAACGCAAATGGAAAAAATTTCTTGAAACATTAGCTGATCAAAATAAGAGTACTTATGGAGAAGGCGGATTAAATTGCTGTGAGCTTAAATCGGTGACAGAAAATACTACAAAACGCGAAAATAAAAGTTAA
- a CDS encoding NusG domain II-containing protein, translated as MGITKVDKVIIAVLLAVSIGVFILANIINGGNRVASILILRIDGEETRYELNDVDSTIDFEFRNEKGRLIIDNGRVSMEKMSLEICPRQICSKIGWIEKAGESIICLPNRVSVILDGDSEEREIDALSS; from the coding sequence ATGGGTATTACAAAAGTGGATAAAGTTATTATTGCGGTTTTATTAGCTGTGTCAATCGGTGTATTTATTCTAGCTAATATTATTAATGGCGGGAACCGTGTTGCTTCAATTCTGATATTGAGAATAGATGGGGAAGAGACCAGATATGAACTGAATGATGTTGACAGCACAATAGATTTTGAATTTAGAAACGAGAAAGGGCGTCTTATTATAGATAATGGCAGAGTGAGTATGGAAAAAATGTCATTAGAGATTTGCCCAAGACAGATTTGTTCAAAAATCGGCTGGATTGAAAAAGCAGGAGAATCTATTATCTGTTTGCCGAATAGGGTATCAGTTATTCTAGATGGTGATAGTGAAGAAAGAGAAATCGACGCTTTAAGCTCTTGA
- a CDS encoding urease accessory protein UreH domain-containing protein: MMETKIFVQGMTCGHCEKKIKMELEKLDSIQSVQANASKNHVIIVHERTLDDSLIDARLKAIGYSVVEKDSFRKLKLAITLLSMVILTYMILRYGNSLKFDFLPNIRQNMDYGALFIVGLLTSVHCIAMCGGINITQCNRYKHLKPSYPSLLYNLGRVTSYTILGGIVGGLGSVLSFSGQIRGYVTIAVSVAMILMAVKMLKIFQLNLPTFRLSDFIKKPLLKLSSKGPYFVGVANGFMPCGPLQSMQLYALGTGSVISGALSMFYFSIGTFPLMFALGFISSLLEHRFSKHIMKFSGLLIFILGLAMFSRGAALAGVIIPFQSDGSVTIATLVTNDLQEVSFDLQANEYEPIQVQVGIPVKLIINADVENMNGCNNPLAIPSLGIEQTLYPGENVINFTPTEKGKIAYTCWMGMITSYIEVVE, encoded by the coding sequence ATGATGGAAACAAAGATCTTTGTTCAGGGGATGACCTGTGGTCACTGTGAAAAAAAGATAAAAATGGAACTTGAAAAACTGGATTCGATACAATCGGTGCAAGCAAATGCGTCAAAGAATCATGTAATTATAGTGCATGAACGAACTTTAGACGATTCTTTAATTGACGCTAGATTGAAAGCTATCGGATATTCGGTGGTTGAAAAAGATTCGTTTCGTAAACTCAAGTTAGCCATTACGCTTTTATCTATGGTGATCTTGACTTATATGATACTAAGATATGGTAATAGTCTGAAATTCGATTTTTTACCAAATATCCGACAAAACATGGATTATGGTGCACTATTTATTGTTGGTCTTCTAACATCTGTACACTGTATTGCAATGTGTGGCGGTATTAATATCACTCAATGTAATAGATATAAGCATCTGAAACCATCATATCCAAGTTTACTTTACAATTTGGGCAGAGTGACCTCTTATACAATCCTGGGTGGCATTGTTGGAGGGCTAGGATCAGTATTAAGCTTTTCCGGTCAGATACGAGGCTATGTCACCATTGCTGTAAGTGTTGCTATGATCCTAATGGCTGTTAAAATGCTCAAGATTTTTCAGCTTAACTTACCGACTTTTAGGTTATCTGATTTCATAAAGAAACCACTACTGAAACTCTCATCAAAAGGGCCTTATTTCGTTGGAGTGGCTAATGGGTTTATGCCATGTGGACCGTTGCAATCCATGCAACTCTATGCACTGGGTACAGGAAGTGTTATTAGCGGAGCATTATCAATGTTCTATTTTAGCATCGGTACGTTTCCATTAATGTTTGCCCTGGGGTTTATCAGCTCATTGTTGGAACATCGCTTCTCGAAGCATATCATGAAGTTTAGCGGTCTACTTATTTTTATATTAGGACTTGCGATGTTTTCGAGAGGTGCAGCTCTTGCAGGTGTGATTATACCATTCCAATCAGACGGGTCAGTGACAATAGCAACACTGGTTACAAATGATCTTCAAGAGGTGAGTTTTGATTTACAGGCAAATGAATATGAGCCAATACAAGTTCAAGTTGGTATTCCGGTAAAACTGATTATCAACGCTGATGTAGAGAATATGAATGGTTGTAATAATCCACTAGCAATACCCTCTTTGGGGATAGAGCAGACCCTATATCCCGGTGAAAATGTTATAAACTTTACCCCTACTGAGAAAGGTAAGATTGCATATACTTGTTGGATGGGTATGATAACCAGTTATATTGAAGTTGTTGAGTAA
- a CDS encoding response regulator transcription factor — MYKILVVEDESEISSIVIKYLQKNDFECFLAENGLEALETFSKHSFHLVILDIMMPGIDGFEVLQRIREISEVPVIMLTAKQEEADRLKGFKEGADDYVVKPFSPRELVERVKVFMKRIYNIGDEIILTCGDFRLYTSSMKLTKQKETIDLTSTEFKLLYALIRNINQILSREQLIELAFGVGYDGFDRNIDSYIKRIRQKIETDPKNPQYLKTKYGQGYVFDGGDR; from the coding sequence ATGTATAAAATTTTAGTTGTAGAAGACGAATCAGAAATCAGCTCAATCGTTATAAAATATCTTCAAAAAAACGACTTTGAATGTTTTCTGGCAGAAAATGGATTGGAAGCACTTGAAACGTTTTCGAAACATTCGTTCCATCTTGTTATTTTAGATATTATGATGCCAGGAATTGATGGATTTGAAGTTTTACAGAGAATACGTGAAATATCAGAAGTACCTGTTATTATGCTGACGGCGAAGCAAGAAGAAGCGGATAGGTTAAAAGGTTTCAAAGAGGGTGCTGATGATTATGTAGTTAAGCCATTTAGCCCAAGAGAATTAGTGGAACGAGTAAAAGTCTTTATGAAAAGAATATACAATATCGGAGATGAAATCATCCTTACTTGTGGTGATTTTAGATTGTACACATCATCCATGAAATTGACTAAGCAGAAAGAGACCATAGATTTAACTTCCACTGAATTTAAGTTACTGTATGCTTTGATTAGAAATATTAATCAGATTTTATCTAGAGAACAGTTGATTGAGTTAGCTTTTGGTGTTGGTTATGATGGTTTTGATCGAAATATTGACAGTTATATCAAACGCATTCGGCAAAAGATTGAAACTGATCCGAAAAACCCTCAATATTTGAAAACAAAGTATGGGCAGGGCTATGTGTTTGATGGAGGTGATCGTTAA
- a CDS encoding ImmA/IrrE family metallo-endopeptidase encodes MNNYIIERSTRLVKKYATRDPFEIAGNMNINILFMDLGNLKGFYKRDGHNRFIVINEGISEPLQKIVCAHELGHDQLHRHLSKNYALQEFAIYDMTCKPEYEANVFASSLLLSDEDILSLFRQDYNFYETAKFLATDPNLLAIKLMTMTNSNNFKYILPQDLKSDFLK; translated from the coding sequence TTGAACAATTACATTATAGAACGCTCAACAAGACTTGTTAAAAAATATGCGACTAGAGACCCTTTTGAAATCGCCGGTAATATGAATATCAATATTCTGTTTATGGACCTTGGCAACCTGAAAGGCTTTTATAAGAGAGATGGGCATAACCGGTTTATTGTCATCAATGAAGGCATTTCTGAACCATTACAGAAAATAGTATGTGCCCACGAATTAGGACATGATCAGCTTCACAGGCATCTTTCAAAAAATTATGCGCTTCAAGAGTTTGCCATTTATGATATGACATGTAAACCGGAATATGAGGCAAATGTGTTCGCCTCATCATTATTGCTGTCTGACGAAGATATACTTTCTCTATTTAGGCAAGATTACAACTTCTATGAAACCGCAAAGTTTCTGGCAACTGATCCGAATTTATTAGCAATTAAACTTATGACTATGACTAATTCAAATAACTTCAAGTATATTCTACCTCAAGATTTAAAAAGCGATTTTTTAAAATAA
- a CDS encoding helix-turn-helix transcriptional regulator: MTMTLGSKVKLLRSERNMTQPDLATELGVTVRTVAYYENDERQPKKDIIMKLCELFGVSTDYLLSDNDAFLIEAKEKYGYRGKKKAESFINDTALLFAGGELSEDDQDKVFKAITEIYWLSKEKNKKYTPKKYRD, encoded by the coding sequence ATGACTATGACATTAGGAAGTAAAGTTAAGCTTCTACGTAGCGAACGTAACATGACCCAACCTGATCTTGCTACTGAATTAGGTGTTACCGTTCGTACTGTTGCTTATTATGAAAATGATGAAAGGCAGCCCAAGAAGGATATAATTATGAAACTCTGCGAATTATTTGGTGTTTCTACTGATTATCTATTATCCGATAACGATGCGTTCTTAATAGAAGCAAAAGAAAAGTATGGATATCGAGGTAAAAAAAAAGCTGAATCGTTTATTAACGATACAGCTCTACTCTTTGCCGGTGGAGAATTGAGTGAAGATGACCAAGATAAGGTCTTCAAAGCAATCACCGAAATATATTGGTTGTCGAAGGAAAAAAACAAAAAATATACTCCGAAAAAATATCGAGACTAA
- a CDS encoding ArsR/SmtB family transcription factor, which produces MDSNTPTSTVLKPDKYNHLSKVCKALSSPKRLLIIDLICDGPKPVEKIANRSGMTIANTSQHLQTLLEAKFVKFEKKGLYSIYRLSNPAVENILHNIQDL; this is translated from the coding sequence ATGGATTCAAACACACCAACTTCAACAGTATTGAAACCGGATAAATATAATCATTTATCAAAAGTTTGCAAGGCACTGTCCAGTCCAAAACGTTTACTGATTATTGATTTGATATGCGATGGTCCTAAACCAGTTGAAAAAATAGCAAATAGATCAGGCATGACTATTGCTAACACATCACAACATCTGCAAACATTGCTTGAAGCAAAATTTGTTAAGTTTGAAAAGAAGGGATTATATTCCATTTATCGTTTAAGCAATCCAGCTGTCGAGAATATTTTGCATAATATACAAGATTTATAA